A stretch of DNA from Micromonospora peucetia:
GGTAGACCGGCCGCATGCCGATCTCACCGGCCACCAGCCGGGCCTCCTGCGCCCAGCGCAGCGCGGTGCCGGGCCGGCCGGCGAAGAGAGCGATCTGCGCCAACGTCAAGGCGTGCAGCGCCTGGCTGACCGGGTTGGTGGGGTGCAGGCTGGCCTCGTATCCGCGTTCGGCCATCTCCCGAGCGCCGGCCGGATCGGGCCGGTAGCAACGCAGCACGGCGACGATCGGCGGTACCCCGAGGGACTGCATCTGGCTGGGCCCGGTGTGCCGGTGGGCCAACGGCACGGTCTCCGCGATCAGTTCCTCGGCCTCGGCCAGCCGGCCGGCGAGCAGCATCGCGCACCCGGCGGCGCAACTCGCGGCCAGCCGGGTGGCGACCGGGTTCGCGCCGCGGAACACCGCCAGCGCCGGCTCGATCACCGTGCAGTCGAGCTGGTACGACCGCAGGTAGAGATCGAAGCCGGCGAGCGGCCCGGTTCCGGTGGCCTCGTCGTCGGGCGGCTGGGACGCGCCGTCGAGCACGGCGCGGGCGGCGCGCACGTCGTCGACGGCGTGCACGAGGATCTCGGCGTGCTGGATCGCCACCTGGATCCGGTCTGTCGCGCCGCCGGCCCTGGCTGTCTCGGCCGCTGGCCCGGTCCCGACGGCTGACGCGGTCCCGGCGGTGGCGGCCAACTCGGCGCAGAGCGCGATGGCCTCGTCGATGTGGCCGAGGTGCACCAGCGCCCGGACCGCCGCCAGTCCCGCGTCGACCGCCGCGCCGGCCCGGTAGGCGCGCTCCGCCAGCCGGTACGCCAGGGCGTATTCGCGGGTCAGCGCCGCCTGTTCGGCGGCGGCCAGCATCAGCTGGGGGTTGACCGGACCGCCGGCATCGAGGCGCCAGCGGGCGATCCGGAGCAGTTCGTCCTCGCCCGGCGTACCGCCGGCCTCCACCGCGTCGGCCAGCCGGCGGATGTGCCGCAGCCGGCCGAGCGCAGGCGTATCGGCCCGCAGCAGCTCCCCGTAGAGCGGGTGGCTGAGCCGGACCATCGGCTGCTCCACCGGCTCGACGGTGATCAGGCCGCGGCGTTCCAACGCCTCCAGTATCCGGTCGCCGGCGATGGCGACGGCGACCGGCAGGGGCACCGGCTCACCGGCGGCGACCAGTTCCAACGCCTCCCGTTCGACAGGGTCCGATGCTGCGAGCCGGCTGCGCAGCAACTCGCTCAGCCGAGGCATCGCCGTCATCGGGCCGGTGAGCCGCCACAACCCGTCGGCCCGATCCAGCACGCCCGCCTCCCGCGCAGAGGTGACCAGTTCCCGCAGGAAGAGCGGGTTGCCGGCGGCGGTGTCCCGCAACCGACGCAGGGCCTGCCCCTCGACCGGTCCGTCGAGCATGGCGGTCAGCAGTGCGTCCGATGTCGGGGCGTCCAGGACCGCGAGGTCGATCCGGACAACTCCGGCGTCCTTCCAGAGCGCGGTCAGCACGTCCGGGATCGGCTCGTCGGTTCGCATCGTGGCCAGCAGGGCAACGACATTCTCGACAACCGCCTGGTGCAGCACCGCGAGGGAGACGGGGTCGAGTTGGTGAGCGTCGTCGACGGAGAGAAGGATCGGGCCCTGATCGGCGAGGCGACGCAGGGCGAGCAGGCCGAGCTGCAGCGGCCCCTGGCCGGCGGCCAGACCTGCATCCGCCGGGAGCAGACCGGCCAGCGCGCCGAGCGCGAGCCCGGCCGAGTCAGCCGAGCACTGCACCGACAGGATCCGCCGGCCGCGCACCCGGGTGGCCGCCTCCCGGGCGAGCCGGGTCTTGCCGACCCCGGCGGGGCCGGCGATCAGCAGGCCAGGCGCGGCCGGCCCCCACAGCGCCCGGACGGCGTCGGCGAGCTCCTCGTCCCGGCCGGTCAATGGCGACTCGCCCGCCGGCCGGCTCATGGATCGCAAGAGTAGTGGCTGGACCCGATCCGCGGACCCGGTCGTCCGGATCGGAATCAGGCGCCGGTCTGATGGTCCCCGGGTTTCACGGAGTCGTCGTGGTCGGTTTCATGCCACGGACAGGGACATCAACCGCTCCATCAAAGCGGGGGGAACTCACCTCCCGCTCGGACCGCACGGCGGCGTCGGCCAACGTCCCGTACCCGACAGCCCCGGCGGTCGGGGCAGGAGTCGCCGCGGACTGCTGCAGGGGTCGTGCACCGCACCGACGTCACCCAGCCGGGGCCAGGAGTCACCCGACAGGCAGCGAATCGACCCCGGCGGCGAGAAGATCGCGCAGGTCCTGCTCCGCACCTGGGGGAAAGCTCCGGGGTGCGACCAGCTGGTAGGTCACGCTCACCTCGTAGTCGCCGCCGACCCAGGCTCGGCCGTCGATCCGTGCCTGACCGCCGGTCCAGGGAGTAGTCACCAGGCAGGAGGCATCACCGGGCCCGCTGGACGTCAGCTTGGCCCCGATCTTGGCGCACTGCTTGGCGCGCCACCCGTCGTCGTACATCTCGCTGCCGTCGACCGCGACCGTGATCTCCAGGTCGCCGCGCATCGACGCGGTGCCGGCGGTGAGGTCAACGTCGCACGCTCTACTGCCGCTGATGTCACCCAGTTGCGCCCGAGGCTCCCGCGCCGAGCCAGGGGCGAGCCGATCCAGCACCTCGTCGTTGATCAGTTCGCACGGATCGCGAAGCGCCGCAGGCGCGGCGGGACCGGCCCCACATCCGGTCGCACCCACCGACAGGACACAGACAACCAGCACCATGCAGGCACGCAAACGCATTGGCCCTCCCCAGAATCAGCTTCGGCAGCTTACTCGGCGGTCCGCACAGTCAGCGCCGCCAGTTGGCTGAACCCTTGACCCGGCAGAGCCCCTGACCGGCGGGGAGACGACCGGCAGGATGGCGAGCATCTGGGCCAGAACAACGCCGGGCCGGAACGCCACCGTTGCGCTGACGTCCGTCCTAAAGCGGGCGCAAGCGGCGTTGTTGGCGACTGGCGGGTCTGCTGCGGGTGAGACGGCGAAGCATGCCGCCGAGCGCGGCCCTTCGGATCATGGCCTCTGAGGTGCGGGGGTGGGTTTCGTAGTCGCGGGCCAGGCGGCGGTGGGCGGTGATCCAGGCCAGGGCCCGTTCGACAACCCCAGCGGCGGGGGTGCATGACGAAGACTTGCTGGTCGGCGGGTTTGCGGACGATCTCGACGGTGGTACGCAGGAGGTCGCGGGCCCAGTCGACGAGGCGGCCGGCGAAGCCGGAGTCGGCAAAGACGTGCCGGATGGGGGTTGCCGCGTAGGTGGCGAGCAGGGCGCCTTTGGCGCCGTCGCGGTCCTGCCAGGACGCGGCCAGGACCCAGACGGTGACCAGCCGTCCGAGGGTGTCGGTGACGATTAACCCTTTCCGGCCGTTGATCTTCTTGCCGGCGTCGTAGCCGCGGGAGCCGCAGGGCACGGTGTCGGCTCCTCTCACGCCCTGGGGGCCGATGATCCCCGCGGTCGGCTCGGGCTGGCGGCCGTGAGCCAGGCGGACCTCCCAGGTGCAGGTGCAAAGCAGGGGCGGACGACGACCCGGATGAGAAGCAGGGCCACTTCTTCCAGTCGGTACTCCTGGCCCGGCCGGGGCTACCACGACCCTCGCAGGGGCAGCGGCACGGCTGGCCGCTGGCGAAGAGCCCGGTTACTGATCCGTCCGGCCCGCACCCTGGACCGGCCACCACGCCACGTGTACGGCACTCCATCTGGCCGCGGACCTTGCCCGATCAGGCCCCGAGGAAACCGTCGGTCACCCACTCGAACTCGTCGGAGTGCGCCCAGATCAGAGCGTGGTCAGCATCGTCGATGATGACCAGCCGGGAACCAGCAATGCCGTCGTGAAGCATCCTCGCGTGGTGGATCGCTACCGCTTGATCGTTCGAAGCGGCGATGACGAGCGTCGGACGTGCGATCTTCGCCAGCCTGAGCCGCGCGACCCGGGATCCTCTGGGCGCGCCGCGTCGCCGAGCCCTGCCCACCGCCACCGCGATCTACCTCGAACCCGACATCGACCGGCAAGCCGCGTTCACCGGCGCCGCCACGCCCGGACCCATCACCTGACCCCTTGAGGGTGGTTCAGATCCAGAGCTGGGGGTACTGACGTCGGCATAGCGCCGCCATCGACGTAGGGGGCTCCATGGGTATCGATGACAAGATCGACAACACCTCCGAAGAGGCCGCCGGCAAGCTGAAGGAAGGCGCCGGCCGTGCCACCGCCGACGAGCGACTCGAAGCCGAAGGCCGCGCTGACCGGACCAGCGCGAACCTCAAGCAGGCCGGTGAGAAGATCAAGGACGCCTTCAAGAGCTGACCCGGGCCGGGCAGTGCGCGGCAGGGTGAGATGACTGAACGGCCACGACAGCATGATCCGTCGTGGCCGTGTCCTGTGCCAGCCGCCTGCTGTCTGGGCGCGCCTGGCGGTTACCGGTCAACCGCCGTCATCGTCCTCATCAGGAGGGCGATGACGTCCCCGCCCCCCGGCGGCCACGAGGGCGGGGACCTTGCCGGTACGCCAA
This window harbors:
- a CDS encoding LuxR C-terminal-related transcriptional regulator: MSRPAGESPLTGRDEELADAVRALWGPAAPGLLIAGPAGVGKTRLAREAATRVRGRRILSVQCSADSAGLALGALAGLLPADAGLAAGQGPLQLGLLALRRLADQGPILLSVDDAHQLDPVSLAVLHQAVVENVVALLATMRTDEPIPDVLTALWKDAGVVRIDLAVLDAPTSDALLTAMLDGPVEGQALRRLRDTAAGNPLFLRELVTSAREAGVLDRADGLWRLTGPMTAMPRLSELLRSRLAASDPVEREALELVAAGEPVPLPVAVAIAGDRILEALERRGLITVEPVEQPMVRLSHPLYGELLRADTPALGRLRHIRRLADAVEAGGTPGEDELLRIARWRLDAGGPVNPQLMLAAAEQAALTREYALAYRLAERAYRAGAAVDAGLAAVRALVHLGHIDEAIALCAELAATAGTASAVGTGPAAETARAGGATDRIQVAIQHAEILVHAVDDVRAARAVLDGASQPPDDEATGTGPLAGFDLYLRSYQLDCTVIEPALAVFRGANPVATRLAASCAAGCAMLLAGRLAEAEELIAETVPLAHRHTGPSQMQSLGVPPIVAVLRCYRPDPAGAREMAERGYEASLHPTNPVSQALHALTLAQIALFAGRPGTALRWAQEARLVAGEIGMRPVYRWAAGVRMQASVQLGGDTDLAALAADLHQHAAGPHSLRLFDIEVARAHAWRGAAENDGGAGITALVEAVVGHGRRGAVAVGALGALDLVRLGAAGRAAELLASHPPDPRWSLGRTIEAYATAARTADAGTLLDVAARFARYGMPLHAAEAATMAGAARMAGGQPTTAARAYVFADTQLALIGEPVSTPALRRRGPITRLTGREHEIVLAAARGEQSRNIAVRLHLSERTVENHLHRAYGKLGIGGRAELRGALGLD
- a CDS encoding transposase; the encoded protein is MVAPAGPGVPTGRSGPASHPGRRPPLLCTCTWEVRLAHGRQPEPTAGIIGPQGVRGADTVPCGSRGYDAGKKINGRKGLIVTDTLGRLVTVWVLAASWQDRDGAKGALLATYAATPIRHVFADSGFAGRLVDWARDLLRTTVEIVRKPADQQVFVMHPRRWGCRTGPGLDHRPPPPGPRLRNPPPHLRGHDPKGRARRHASPSHPQQTRQSPTTPLAPALGRTSAQRWRSGPALFWPRCSPSCRSSPRRSGALPGQGFSQLAALTVRTAE
- a CDS encoding alpha/beta fold hydrolase; translation: MAKIARPTLVIAASNDQAVAIHHARMLHDGIAGSRLVIIDDADHALIWAHSDEFEWVTDGFLGA
- a CDS encoding CsbD family protein, whose protein sequence is MGIDDKIDNTSEEAAGKLKEGAGRATADERLEAEGRADRTSANLKQAGEKIKDAFKS